From Streptomyces zhihengii, the proteins below share one genomic window:
- a CDS encoding MFS transporter, with translation MYLAGVVVSGFGTSAMWLAAGVWVKSLTGSDSLAALTAFAMWAPTLAGPLLGAVADRFRRRPLLVWSNLAMAVLLLPLLAVDSAGRVWILFTVLAVYGAVSVMQDAAEAGIVTKVVDARLLGDVNGLRMAANEGMKLVAPLVGVALFTRFGGASVALLDIVSFAAAAGVFALLRVREEPPGPREGPGPFAGAWAGARELRRSPVLGPLVAGGAAAMALAGINGALVFAVTDSVLDRSPAFTGVLYTAQGAGSVLCGLLAGPLLRRAGERRLAAAGVALFAVSVALRALPYDAVALVCSAGIGLGLPCVLLAAMTAVQRETPDAVLGRTAATASTLMFLPNAVTLAVGAGLVAVVDVRLLLPVTGLLGLVVAVLLARRGRVPEASARSGHP, from the coding sequence ATGTACCTGGCCGGGGTGGTGGTCTCCGGGTTCGGGACGTCGGCGATGTGGCTCGCGGCCGGGGTCTGGGTGAAGTCGCTGACGGGCTCCGACTCGCTGGCCGCGCTGACCGCCTTCGCGATGTGGGCGCCTACGCTGGCCGGCCCGCTGCTGGGCGCGGTCGCGGACCGGTTCCGGCGGCGGCCGCTGCTGGTGTGGTCGAACCTGGCGATGGCGGTGCTGCTGCTCCCGCTGCTGGCCGTGGACTCCGCCGGGCGGGTGTGGATCCTGTTCACGGTGCTGGCGGTGTACGGGGCCGTCTCGGTGATGCAGGACGCCGCCGAGGCGGGCATCGTCACGAAGGTCGTGGACGCCCGGCTGCTCGGCGACGTCAACGGCCTGCGCATGGCGGCGAACGAGGGGATGAAGCTGGTGGCGCCGCTGGTGGGGGTGGCGCTGTTCACCCGGTTCGGCGGGGCGTCGGTGGCGCTGCTGGACATCGTGTCGTTCGCCGCGGCGGCCGGGGTGTTCGCGCTGCTGCGGGTGCGGGAGGAGCCGCCGGGGCCGCGGGAGGGCCCCGGTCCCTTCGCCGGGGCGTGGGCCGGCGCGCGGGAGTTGCGGCGTTCGCCGGTGCTGGGGCCGCTGGTGGCCGGCGGGGCGGCGGCGATGGCGCTGGCCGGGATCAACGGGGCGCTGGTCTTCGCGGTGACCGACTCGGTGCTGGACCGCTCGCCCGCGTTCACGGGTGTGCTCTACACGGCGCAGGGCGCGGGCTCCGTGCTGTGCGGTCTGCTGGCGGGGCCGCTGCTGCGGCGGGCGGGTGAGCGCCGGCTCGCGGCGGCGGGGGTGGCGCTGTTCGCGGTGTCGGTGGCGCTGCGGGCGCTGCCGTACGACGCGGTGGCGCTGGTGTGCAGCGCGGGGATCGGTCTCGGGCTGCCGTGCGTGCTGCTGGCGGCGATGACCGCGGTGCAGCGCGAGACGCCGGACGCGGTGCTGGGGCGTACGGCGGCGACCGCGAGCACGCTGATGTTCCTGCCGAACGCGGTGACGCTGGCGGTCGGCGCCGGTCTGGTGGCCGTCGTGGACGTGCGGCTGTTGCTGCCGGTGACGGGGCTGCTGGGCCTGGTGGTGGCGGTGCTGCTGGCCCGCCGCGGCCGGGTGCCGGAGGCGTCCGCGCGCTCCGGGCACCCGTGA
- a CDS encoding dihydrofolate reductase family protein — MRTLITSAFVSLDGVVEAPGGEPGYRNSGWTFKDVEFVPEAYEIKGREQQEATALLFGRTSYEAFSPVWPDMEDFAEYKEMPKYVVSTTLGEDGLVGNWGETTILRSLDEVAALKETEGGPILVHGSAGLNRALSDAGLIDRYHLLVFPLLLGAGKRLFSTTDKDAQKLKLVEHAAYANGLQLNVFDVVR, encoded by the coding sequence ATGCGCACTCTGATCACCTCCGCCTTCGTGTCACTCGACGGGGTCGTGGAGGCCCCCGGCGGCGAGCCCGGCTACCGGAACTCGGGGTGGACCTTCAAGGACGTCGAGTTCGTGCCGGAGGCGTACGAGATCAAGGGCAGGGAGCAGCAGGAGGCCACCGCCCTGCTGTTCGGCCGGACCAGCTACGAGGCGTTCAGCCCGGTGTGGCCGGACATGGAGGACTTCGCCGAGTACAAGGAGATGCCGAAGTACGTGGTCTCCACCACCCTCGGCGAGGACGGCCTCGTCGGGAACTGGGGCGAGACGACGATCCTGCGCTCCCTCGACGAGGTCGCCGCGCTGAAGGAGACGGAGGGCGGCCCGATCCTCGTCCACGGCAGCGCCGGCCTGAACCGGGCGCTCTCGGACGCCGGGCTGATCGACCGCTACCACCTGCTCGTCTTCCCGCTGCTGCTCGGCGCGGGCAAGCGCCTGTTCAGCACCACGGACAAGGACGCCCAGAAGCTGAAGCTCGTCGAGCACGCGGCGTACGCCAACGGTCTCCAGCTCAACGTGTTCGACGTCGTGCGCTGA
- a CDS encoding penicillin-binding transpeptidase domain-containing protein has translation MNTTIRRAAVFSLLLVLALLVRATWVQAYDARALATNENNHRRTIAQYAQPLGDIVVAGSAVTGSARTEHGDLAYQRTYTDGALYAPVTGYSSQAYGATQLEGIHAGVLDGTDERLKDPLDALTGARQKPGDVLTTIDPAVQKAGFEALGDAKGAAVALDPATGDVLGMVSTPSYDPSAISGTGDGDAWQKLLDDPDKPLVNRALRQPLPPGSTFKLVVAAAALEEGLYGSVDERTDSPDPYPLPGSTKDLTNENPAAPCEDASLRTALRYSCNNVFGKLAVDLGQDKVRAMAEKFGFNDDALDVPVRAWASVYPTGMDDAQTALSGIGQFSVTATPLQMSMVSAALANDGVLASPHMVSEVVDGDGGTLESYEDPDERRIVSSSVAEQLRSAMVTVVEDGTGSNARIAGAEVGGKTGTAQHGENNSRTPYAWFTSWAEDPGSGKQVAVAVIVQDSGAERSEVSGNGLAAPVAQKMMAAALAG, from the coding sequence ATGAACACGACGATCCGGCGTGCCGCCGTCTTCAGTCTGCTGCTGGTGCTCGCCCTGCTGGTGCGGGCGACCTGGGTGCAGGCGTACGACGCGCGCGCACTCGCCACGAACGAGAACAACCACCGCCGGACCATCGCGCAGTACGCGCAGCCGCTGGGCGACATCGTCGTGGCCGGGTCCGCCGTCACCGGTTCGGCGCGGACCGAGCACGGCGATCTCGCCTACCAGCGCACCTACACCGACGGCGCCCTCTACGCCCCGGTCACGGGCTACAGCTCCCAGGCGTACGGGGCCACCCAGCTCGAAGGCATCCACGCCGGTGTGCTGGACGGCACCGACGAGCGGCTGAAGGACCCGCTGGACGCGCTGACCGGTGCCCGGCAGAAGCCGGGCGACGTGCTGACGACGATCGACCCGGCCGTGCAGAAGGCGGGCTTCGAGGCGCTCGGCGACGCCAAGGGCGCCGCCGTGGCCCTCGACCCGGCGACCGGGGACGTCCTCGGCATGGTGAGCACGCCGTCGTACGACCCGTCGGCGATCAGCGGCACCGGCGACGGCGACGCCTGGCAGAAGCTGCTCGACGACCCCGACAAGCCGCTGGTGAACCGCGCGCTGCGCCAGCCGCTCCCACCCGGTTCGACGTTCAAGCTGGTCGTCGCGGCCGCCGCGCTGGAGGAGGGCCTGTACGGCTCGGTGGACGAGCGGACCGACAGCCCCGACCCGTACCCGCTGCCGGGCTCCACGAAGGACCTCACCAACGAGAACCCCGCCGCGCCCTGCGAGGACGCCTCGCTGCGCACGGCGCTGCGGTACTCCTGCAACAACGTCTTCGGGAAGCTGGCCGTGGACCTCGGGCAGGACAAGGTCAGGGCCATGGCCGAGAAGTTCGGCTTCAACGACGACGCGCTGGACGTCCCGGTGCGCGCCTGGGCCAGTGTGTATCCGACCGGCATGGACGACGCGCAGACGGCGCTGAGCGGCATCGGGCAGTTCTCGGTGACCGCCACACCGCTCCAGATGTCCATGGTGTCGGCCGCGCTCGCCAACGACGGTGTGCTGGCCTCCCCGCACATGGTCTCCGAGGTGGTGGACGGGGACGGCGGGACGCTGGAGTCGTACGAGGACCCGGACGAGCGGCGGATCGTCTCCTCGTCCGTCGCGGAGCAGTTGCGCAGCGCGATGGTCACGGTCGTCGAGGACGGCACGGGATCGAACGCGCGGATCGCCGGCGCCGAGGTCGGCGGCAAGACGGGCACCGCCCAGCACGGCGAGAACAACAGCAGGACGCCGTACGCCTGGTTCACCTCCTGGGCCGAGGACCCCGGCAGCGGCAAGCAGGTCGCGGTCGCGGTGATCGTGCAGGACTCGGGCGCCGAACGGTCCGAGGTGAGCGGCAACGGGCTGGCGGCGCCGGTCGCGCAGAAGATGATGGCGGCGGCGCTCGCCGGCTGA
- a CDS encoding response regulator has product MVRTALRVILEAEDGLEVAGEAATGAEAVTVVRETRPDVVLMDVRMPEVDGIRATERILASMADPPRIVVVTTFENDAYVYEALRAGAAGFLLKRAAAEELVRAVRLVAASDSLLFPAAVRSLAAEYGRRQAPAPAWAARLTDREAEVLRLMARGLTNAEIAARMGVGPATAKTHVAAVLAKTGARDRTQAVIAAYESGFIAPR; this is encoded by the coding sequence ATGGTCCGCACCGCGCTGCGGGTCATCCTGGAGGCGGAGGACGGCCTGGAGGTCGCCGGCGAGGCGGCGACGGGCGCCGAGGCGGTCACGGTGGTCCGGGAGACCCGGCCCGACGTGGTGCTCATGGACGTGCGGATGCCGGAGGTCGACGGCATCCGGGCGACGGAGCGGATCCTCGCGTCCATGGCGGACCCGCCGCGGATCGTGGTGGTGACGACCTTCGAGAACGACGCGTACGTCTACGAGGCCCTGCGGGCCGGGGCGGCCGGGTTCCTGCTGAAGCGGGCGGCAGCGGAGGAGCTGGTGCGGGCGGTGCGGCTGGTGGCGGCGAGCGACTCGCTGCTGTTCCCCGCGGCCGTGCGGTCGCTGGCCGCCGAGTACGGCCGCCGGCAGGCGCCCGCGCCCGCCTGGGCGGCGCGGCTGACCGACCGGGAGGCCGAGGTGCTGCGGCTGATGGCGCGGGGCCTGACGAACGCGGAGATCGCCGCCCGGATGGGGGTGGGCCCGGCGACGGCGAAGACCCATGTGGCGGCGGTGCTGGCGAAGACCGGGGCCCGCGACCGGACGCAGGCGGTGATCGCGGCGTACGAGTCGGGGTTCATCGCGCCGCGCTGA
- a CDS encoding sensor histidine kinase produces the protein MSDGGPGAAARLADGEAPTPARPAHHDETHQPARPASRHTPPPPPRRALGGETATPARPAHDDETATPARPAHHDETHQPARPASRHTPPPPPRRASSARSRLRAASGALLGPRARLRWVHLVLGGALLMPFWLVGTVVVGPLVGGGENALAGSAAHQFGAYAVALPLAALAGLFPVARPLAVGAARALCGAGADRFAEGPARSRAARLRTACWFVLHLGVGALVSGASLAVPPFAVALLLTPLLPDVRTYLGVDGSPLAAVLLPPAGLGMLLALAAVSAAVGALLAGRAVVLLGPAPADRLAAAERRAAELAERNRLARELHDSVGHALSAVTLQAGAARRVLDRDVEFVREALAAIEETTRRTVAELDGVLGLLRQDGEAGGEPSGPALDAVRGLVSRSGVPVALEVAGEPGTVPAHVSREAYRIVQEGLSNALRHAGGHPVSLWIAVRGEELEITMENPLPAAAPVVRPGGGRGLRGVTERAVLLGGRAAAGAHDGVWRVSVLLPFGGGR, from the coding sequence GTGAGCGACGGCGGGCCCGGCGCGGCGGCGCGACTCGCCGACGGGGAGGCCCCCACACCGGCGCGCCCCGCCCACCACGACGAGACCCACCAGCCGGCACGACCCGCGAGCCGCCACACCCCGCCTCCGCCGCCGCGGCGAGCCCTCGGCGGAGAGACCGCCACACCGGCACGACCGGCCCACGACGACGAGACCGCCACACCGGCGCGCCCCGCCCACCACGACGAGACCCACCAGCCGGCACGACCCGCGAGCCGCCACACCCCGCCTCCGCCGCCGCGGCGCGCGAGCAGCGCCCGGTCCCGTCTGCGGGCCGCCTCCGGGGCGCTGCTCGGCCCCCGGGCGCGGCTGCGCTGGGTCCATCTGGTGCTCGGCGGCGCGCTGTTGATGCCGTTCTGGCTGGTGGGCACCGTGGTGGTGGGCCCGCTGGTGGGCGGCGGCGAGAACGCCCTCGCCGGTTCCGCGGCCCACCAGTTCGGCGCCTACGCCGTGGCGCTGCCGCTCGCCGCGCTCGCCGGGCTCTTCCCCGTGGCCCGGCCGCTGGCGGTGGGCGCGGCCCGTGCCCTGTGCGGCGCGGGGGCCGACCGCTTCGCGGAGGGGCCCGCCCGCAGCAGGGCCGCACGGCTGCGCACGGCGTGCTGGTTCGTCCTGCATCTGGGGGTCGGGGCACTGGTCAGCGGGGCTTCGCTGGCGGTGCCGCCGTTCGCCGTGGCACTGCTGCTGACGCCGCTGCTGCCGGATGTGCGCACCTACCTGGGGGTGGACGGCTCACCCCTGGCGGCGGTGCTGCTGCCGCCGGCCGGTCTCGGGATGCTGCTCGCCCTCGCGGCGGTGTCGGCGGCGGTCGGGGCGCTGCTCGCGGGCCGGGCCGTCGTCCTGCTCGGCCCGGCACCGGCGGACCGGCTGGCGGCGGCCGAGCGGCGGGCGGCCGAACTGGCGGAGCGCAACCGCCTGGCGCGCGAACTGCACGACTCCGTCGGTCACGCCCTCTCCGCGGTCACCCTCCAGGCCGGTGCCGCCCGGCGTGTGCTGGACCGCGACGTGGAGTTCGTCCGGGAGGCGCTGGCCGCGATCGAGGAGACGACCCGGCGCACGGTCGCCGAACTGGACGGGGTCCTGGGCCTGTTGCGGCAGGACGGCGAGGCCGGCGGGGAGCCGTCCGGGCCCGCCCTGGACGCCGTGCGGGGGCTGGTGTCCCGCAGCGGTGTGCCGGTGGCGCTGGAGGTGGCGGGCGAGCCCGGCACCGTGCCGGCGCACGTCTCGCGCGAGGCGTACCGGATCGTGCAGGAGGGCCTGAGCAACGCCCTGCGTCACGCCGGGGGTCACCCGGTGTCCCTGTGGATCGCCGTACGCGGCGAGGAGTTGGAGATCACGATGGAGAATCCGCTGCCCGCCGCGGCGCCCGTGGTGCGGCCCGGCGGCGGCCGGGGGCTGCGCGGTGTCACGGAGCGGGCGGTGCTGCTCGGCGGACGGGCGGCGGCCGGGGCGCACGACGGGGTGTGGCGGGTGTCGGTGCTGCTGCCGTTCGGGGGCGGCCGGTGA
- a CDS encoding IclR family transcriptional regulator: protein MSAVDSGGSQVKSAVRTVELLEYFAGRPGMHSLAAVQEAVGYPKSSLYMLLRTLVELGWVETDATGTRYGIGVRALLVGTSYIDGDEVVAAARPTLDRLLDDTTETIHLARLDGTNVVYLATRQSQHYLRPFTRVGRRLPAHSTSLGKALLATYTDEQVRKMLPETLAPLTEHTLTDREKLIEELQVIREQGYAVDREENTLGLRCFGIAIPYRTPARDAISCSVPVARLTPAHEQMIKDALFDARDRLTLATRRL, encoded by the coding sequence ATGTCAGCTGTCGATTCGGGTGGGTCGCAGGTCAAGTCGGCCGTACGGACGGTGGAGTTGCTGGAGTACTTCGCCGGCCGTCCGGGGATGCACTCGCTCGCCGCCGTCCAGGAGGCCGTCGGGTACCCCAAGTCCAGCCTCTACATGCTGCTGCGCACCCTGGTCGAGCTGGGGTGGGTGGAGACGGACGCCACCGGCACCCGCTACGGCATCGGCGTGCGCGCCCTGCTGGTGGGCACCTCGTACATCGACGGCGACGAGGTCGTCGCGGCGGCCCGGCCGACGCTGGACCGGCTCCTGGACGACACCACGGAGACCATCCACCTCGCGCGGCTCGACGGCACCAACGTGGTGTACCTCGCGACCCGGCAGTCCCAGCACTATCTGCGCCCCTTCACCCGGGTCGGCCGCCGGCTGCCCGCCCACTCCACCTCGCTGGGCAAGGCGCTGCTGGCCACGTACACCGACGAGCAGGTGCGCAAGATGCTCCCGGAGACCCTCGCGCCGCTGACCGAGCACACCCTCACCGACCGCGAGAAGCTCATCGAGGAGCTCCAGGTGATCCGCGAGCAGGGGTACGCCGTGGACCGCGAGGAGAACACCCTCGGCCTGCGCTGCTTCGGCATCGCCATCCCCTACCGCACGCCCGCGCGCGACGCGATCAGCTGCTCGGTGCCGGTCGCCCGGCTGACCCCGGCGCACGAGCAGATGATCAAGGACGCGCTGTTCGACGCCCGCGACCGCCTCACCCTCGCCACCCGCCGCCTCTGA
- a CDS encoding aldehyde dehydrogenase (NADP(+)), whose translation MTAVQVWSVDPRTGKQREAVAVEATAEDVDAAVRAAHAARAGLADRTVRAAFLRLAAQFLEESADALIAAADAETALGTARLTGELARTRYQLRAFADIVDEGAFLGIVIDHPDDTATPPVPDLRRWKVPLGVVAVYSASNFPFAFSVPGGDTASALAAGCPVVVKAHPDHPATSELVAAQLRRAAAHHGIDEAVVGLVHGFDAGVRLVSHPLITAAGFTGSIRGGRALFDAAAARPVPIPFHGELGSLNPVVVTEAAAAERGADIGAGLAGSMTLGVGQFCVKPGLVLVPEGDGGDQLVKSLAGTVADTPAGVLLDARMRENFVAGAAERAALPGVGAPVEAGPGDEHTVRPGFLTVDAGHLGEGGAHDLLLEECFGPLTVVARYTDRDQVTAVLSRLPGNLTATVQLSGAEADGDPSAAALLAELTPLAGRVLVNGWPTGVAVAPAQHHGGPYPATTSTSTSVGGTAVERWLRPVAYQTTPEALLPPELRDDNPLRLPRRVDGRQEN comes from the coding sequence GTGACAGCAGTACAAGTCTGGAGCGTCGACCCTCGCACCGGGAAGCAGCGCGAGGCCGTCGCGGTGGAGGCCACGGCGGAGGACGTCGACGCGGCGGTGCGCGCCGCGCACGCCGCCCGCGCGGGCCTCGCCGACCGCACCGTACGGGCCGCGTTCCTGCGCTTGGCCGCGCAGTTCCTGGAGGAGTCCGCGGACGCGCTGATCGCCGCAGCCGACGCGGAGACCGCCCTCGGCACGGCCCGCCTCACCGGCGAACTGGCGCGCACCCGCTACCAGTTGCGGGCCTTCGCGGACATCGTCGACGAAGGCGCCTTCCTCGGCATCGTCATCGACCACCCCGACGACACGGCCACCCCGCCGGTGCCGGACCTGCGCCGCTGGAAGGTGCCGCTCGGCGTGGTCGCCGTCTACTCCGCGTCCAACTTCCCCTTCGCCTTCTCCGTCCCCGGCGGCGACACGGCCAGCGCCCTGGCCGCCGGCTGCCCGGTCGTCGTCAAGGCCCACCCCGACCACCCCGCGACCTCCGAACTGGTGGCCGCGCAGCTCCGCCGGGCCGCCGCCCACCACGGCATCGACGAGGCCGTCGTCGGCCTCGTGCACGGTTTCGACGCGGGTGTGCGGCTGGTGTCCCACCCGCTGATCACCGCCGCCGGCTTCACCGGCTCCATCCGCGGCGGACGGGCCCTCTTCGACGCGGCGGCCGCCCGGCCCGTGCCGATCCCCTTCCACGGCGAACTCGGCTCGCTGAACCCGGTCGTGGTGACCGAGGCCGCCGCCGCCGAACGCGGCGCCGACATCGGCGCCGGACTGGCCGGGTCCATGACCCTCGGCGTCGGCCAGTTCTGCGTCAAGCCCGGCCTGGTCCTGGTCCCCGAGGGGGACGGCGGCGACCAGCTCGTGAAGAGCCTCGCCGGCACGGTGGCCGACACCCCCGCGGGCGTCCTGCTGGACGCCCGGATGCGCGAGAACTTCGTCGCCGGAGCGGCCGAACGCGCCGCCCTGCCCGGCGTCGGCGCCCCCGTCGAGGCGGGCCCCGGCGACGAGCACACCGTCCGGCCCGGCTTCCTGACCGTCGACGCCGGGCACCTCGGCGAGGGCGGCGCGCACGACCTGCTGCTGGAGGAGTGCTTCGGCCCGCTGACCGTGGTCGCCCGCTACACCGACCGCGACCAGGTCACGGCGGTGCTGTCGCGACTGCCCGGCAACCTCACCGCCACCGTCCAGCTCTCCGGGGCCGAGGCCGACGGCGACCCCTCCGCCGCGGCGCTGCTCGCCGAGCTCACCCCGCTCGCCGGACGCGTCCTGGTCAACGGCTGGCCCACCGGTGTCGCCGTGGCCCCCGCCCAGCACCACGGCGGGCCCTACCCCGCCACCACCTCCACCTCCACCTCGGTCGGCGGCACCGCCGTCGAACGGTGGCTGCGCCCGGTCGCCTACCAGACCACCCCCGAGGCACTGCTGCCCCCGGAGCTCCGCGACGACAACCCGCTCCGCCTTCCCCGGCGGGTCGACGGCCGGCAGGAGAACTGA
- a CDS encoding DUF1349 domain-containing protein, producing the protein MELKLPELPFPLRAYGPEADWSYADGLLTVTAGPRQDRFVPPTGPVSGPASDAPRLLGAPEGDFQLIARVDVRFAAAFDAGVLYVHVGEREWAKLCMELSPELPTVCTVVTRGHSDDANSFTVDGERVWLRVSRTGSAFAFHASTDGERWTFVRTFSLGDEESAEGLLVGFMAQSPVGEGCAVAFGGIEYRAGWPADLRDGS; encoded by the coding sequence ATGGAACTGAAACTCCCCGAACTCCCCTTCCCGCTGCGCGCCTACGGCCCCGAGGCGGACTGGTCGTACGCGGACGGGCTGCTGACCGTCACCGCGGGCCCCCGGCAGGACCGCTTCGTCCCGCCCACCGGCCCGGTGTCCGGGCCCGCGTCCGACGCCCCGCGGCTGCTCGGCGCGCCCGAGGGCGACTTCCAGCTCATCGCGCGCGTCGACGTCCGCTTCGCGGCGGCGTTCGACGCGGGCGTGCTCTACGTCCACGTCGGCGAGCGGGAGTGGGCCAAGCTCTGCATGGAGCTCTCCCCGGAGCTGCCGACCGTGTGCACGGTCGTCACCCGGGGCCACTCGGACGACGCCAACTCCTTCACCGTGGACGGCGAGCGCGTCTGGCTGCGGGTCAGCCGCACCGGCAGCGCCTTCGCCTTCCACGCCTCGACGGACGGCGAGCGCTGGACGTTCGTGCGCACCTTCTCCCTCGGCGACGAGGAGAGCGCCGAGGGCCTGCTGGTGGGCTTCATGGCGCAGTCGCCCGTGGGCGAGGGCTGCGCGGTCGCCTTCGGCGGGATCGAGTACCGCGCGGGGTGGCCGGCGGATCTGCGCGACGGGAGCTGA
- a CDS encoding DsbA family oxidoreductase, translating into MRVEIWSDIACPWCYIGKARFEKGLAAFAHREQVEVVHRSFELDPGRARGEVAPVVDMLAKKYGRTREEALAMEEHVASNARAEGLGYRTEGRDHGNTFDIHRLLHLAKARGRQDALLDLAYRANFAEERSVFDTAVLARLGVEAGLAEDEVNAVLADPTAYADDVRADESEAAALGATGVPFFVLDRRYGLSGGQPAEVFTQALDQAWKDRAPEPSAAPDAGVCDTDGSCEVPA; encoded by the coding sequence ATGCGCGTCGAGATCTGGTCGGACATCGCCTGTCCCTGGTGCTACATAGGCAAGGCCCGCTTCGAGAAGGGGCTCGCCGCCTTCGCGCACCGCGAGCAGGTCGAGGTCGTGCACCGGTCCTTCGAGCTGGACCCGGGCCGGGCCCGGGGCGAGGTCGCCCCCGTCGTCGACATGCTGGCGAAGAAGTACGGCCGGACCCGTGAGGAGGCGCTGGCCATGGAGGAGCACGTCGCCTCCAACGCCCGCGCCGAAGGGCTCGGCTACCGCACCGAGGGCCGGGACCACGGCAACACGTTCGACATCCACCGGCTGCTGCACCTGGCCAAGGCCCGCGGCCGCCAGGACGCGCTGCTGGACCTCGCCTACCGGGCGAACTTCGCGGAGGAGCGCTCGGTCTTCGACACCGCCGTCCTCGCCCGCCTCGGCGTCGAGGCGGGGCTGGCGGAGGACGAGGTGAACGCCGTCCTCGCCGACCCCACGGCGTACGCGGACGACGTCCGCGCCGACGAGAGCGAGGCGGCCGCCCTGGGCGCGACCGGCGTGCCGTTCTTCGTCCTCGACCGGCGGTACGGACTCTCCGGCGGCCAGCCCGCCGAGGTCTTCACCCAGGCCCTGGACCAGGCATGGAAGGACCGCGCCCCCGAGCCGTCCGCCGCCCCGGACGCGGGCGTCTGCGACACGGACGGCTCCTGCGAGGTCCCGGCCTGA